The Brachyspira hyodysenteriae ATCC 27164 genome includes a window with the following:
- the leuC gene encoding 3-isopropylmalate dehydratase large subunit: MTITQKILAAHAGVEKVEAGELIMVKTDLVLGNDITSPVAINEFEKYGFDKVFDKEKIALVMDHFAPNKDIKAAEQCKQCRDFANKYDISNYYDVGDMGVEHALLPEKGLVAPGEVIIGADSHTCTYGAFGAFSTGVGSTDMAAAMATGQVWFKVPSAIKFNLKGKLKPNVSGKDVILHIIGMIGVDGALYKSMEFRGEGVSSLTMDDRACIANMAIEAGAKNGIFEVDDQTIEYLKDIVKRDYTVFKADDDAVYDKEYDIDLSLIEPTVACPNLPENTKEAKELKNIKVDQVVIGSCTNGRLSDMATAANILKGKKVAKGVRCIVIPATQKVYKECIKLGYMDIFIDAGCAVSTPTCGPCLGGYMGILAHDEVAVTTTNRNFVGRMGDKTSKVYLASPATAAYSAITGYITEPK, from the coding sequence ATGACTATTACTCAGAAAATTTTAGCTGCACATGCCGGCGTAGAAAAAGTAGAGGCAGGCGAACTTATTATGGTTAAAACTGATTTAGTTTTAGGAAATGATATTACAAGTCCTGTTGCTATCAATGAATTTGAAAAGTATGGTTTTGATAAAGTTTTTGATAAAGAAAAGATAGCTTTGGTTATGGATCACTTTGCTCCGAATAAAGATATCAAAGCTGCAGAGCAATGCAAACAATGCAGAGATTTTGCTAATAAATATGATATTTCAAATTATTATGATGTTGGAGATATGGGAGTTGAGCATGCTCTTTTACCTGAAAAAGGATTAGTTGCACCTGGTGAAGTTATAATAGGAGCTGACTCTCATACTTGTACTTATGGAGCTTTCGGAGCTTTTTCTACAGGAGTAGGAAGTACAGATATGGCTGCTGCTATGGCTACAGGACAGGTTTGGTTCAAAGTTCCTTCTGCTATTAAATTTAATCTTAAAGGAAAATTAAAACCAAATGTATCTGGTAAAGATGTGATACTTCATATTATAGGTATGATAGGAGTTGACGGAGCTTTATATAAATCTATGGAGTTTAGAGGTGAAGGAGTTTCATCTCTTACTATGGACGATAGAGCTTGTATTGCTAATATGGCTATTGAAGCAGGTGCTAAAAACGGAATATTTGAAGTTGATGATCAAACTATAGAATACTTAAAAGATATAGTAAAAAGAGATTATACTGTTTTCAAAGCTGATGATGATGCAGTTTATGATAAAGAATATGATATTGATTTATCTTTAATAGAGCCTACAGTGGCATGTCCTAATTTACCAGAGAATACAAAAGAAGCTAAAGAACTAAAAAATATAAAAGTTGATCAGGTAGTTATAGGTTCTTGTACTAATGGAAGATTATCTGATATGGCTACAGCTGCTAATATTTTAAAAGGAAAGAAAGTGGCTAAGGGTGTAAGATGTATAGTTATTCCTGCTACTCAGAAAGTTTATAAAGAATGTATAAAATTAGGTTATATGGATATATTTATTGATGCAGGATGTGCAGTATCCACTCCTACATGTGGACCTTGTTTAGGCGGATATATGGGAATACTTGCTCATGATGAAGTTGCTGTTACTACAACTAATAGAAACTTTGTTGGAAGAATGGGTGATAAAACTTCAAAGGTATATTTAGCTAGTCCTGCCACTGCTGCATATAGTGCAATAACAGGTTATATAACAGAGCCTAAATAA